The Caenorhabditis elegans chromosome I genome includes the window CTTGTTTTCTGCTCTCAGACAAATCGTTTCTTTGTGAATTGATTCAGCCTTTCGTCCTTCCAGTTCAGTCTCTAGCCAACTGATGTTAACAATGAGTTCTTCAATTGTTTCATCTCCTGGAGTCAACAAGTTCTCTGattctttttccatttcattGATCTTCTTGATCAGGCTCAACTTTTCTGCATCGTCGTTTGATTGAACTCCCATTGTTTTTCTCAATGATGCAACTTCTTTCGTGAGATTGTCTCGAGCAATCCTCGCATTATACGTCTCGCTCTTCAAGATTGCTTTCTTACTGTTTCCAGATTTCATTCCTGAGATAGCCTCAACTCTATCGGATCCGTTTGAACTCATTTTTGGAGCTTTGAGCCTTGagattcctgaaaaaaaagtaaaaattatttagttttaaaaaattgagtttttaaaagaaataagagagagagagagagagagacaaagAATAGttggaaataaaatcaattctcAGCCAAACAGACGTAATGCAGGTGTATCGTCTGATGGTTCTTAACATTTTGTCGTGGTCTACATTGTCACACTACAGACACCTGGACCATAAAATAATGAACAGGTGTGAGTGTACATATTTTGATGTATCCAAAATATTGATTAGTGCCTAGTgggaaatcaaaattatttcggCGTTTAATTATCTTATCTTTCAAAAAGTCTTATCATATCTGAAATAGAACTACTGAGGAACTTGGAAGATGTTTCCTCTTAGGAGATCTTATAGGTTTAAAATATTTGCCTTCAAAAACAAGAGCGACGGTTAAGTAACGTGTTAGAACAAACATAAACTAAAATCAgaataaatcagaaaattctcagaaatgtTACAGATGCTAATAATCATGTACTAGAAGTGGTACAATACACAACCATTAACAACTCAACTGTATGATACATGTGTTAATGTATTATGCTCGAGCTCTAACAAGATGGTGTGCACGGGAAGAGTTCTGACATTTGACCTGagttttcctacaaaaaagcGCTCAAGACCACATCGTACAGATGGGAAATTGGTCAATGCTGAGGAACCAAAGAAAACTACAAACCGAATTGTAAATCGATCGATTGTTCATAAAATACGTTCCAAGTCGTGTGGAGAGTTTCTTGGAGAAAACCTGcataaaactcaattttaaaaagtgttaATAAAGAAGTGAGACCCAGAGTTTGTGCTGAGAAAATCTtatataaaacatttgaaaacccCTATCGATATTGAATATTTCTGATTGGATTGAACAATTTATAaatgcaaaacaattttcagtacattttcagaagttaCTCAAAGGTGGTGTGCTATTgaaatcagtttaaaaaaattacattttagaaaatttacacGAATATAACCTAAATATAGTccatttaataaaaaaacaataaatgagATATTCGAAGACTACACGTAAAATAGCAAAAGAAGACAACTGCCACATATGTTCTAGACTTACgtctaaaattgatttcagaGACTGACCTCGATCTTCCTGGAAGATAACAGGTGCACACAGAGAATGAGCACACCATTGTTCACAACAAGAAGATACAGTAAAAGAGATATATAGAGCCCAGCCTTTTCCCAGTTTTCGGTGAAGAGCATAAGAAAAGGTAGTGCGAAATTACAGACACGTAAAGGGGTAAAGAGACTGAAAGAAAGAAAACTGACATTGACAGTGAACTTAATAGTGTTCTTGTGGGGAAACCAAATCTCATCTGACCCAAATCTACAAGATTTATTAAATATATTGAGCAGGTTCGAAACTccaaatcatcaaattttcggaagtttCTAGTCCTTATGGctgagaatttaaatttatattcagGTTCTTTTCCATACAGTTACTTATTTAAATGACGTAAAAGATTTCCAATTTATCTAAAACGATTATTACTGGCTTGCCTAAAAAGGCAACTCTCTATTATTGCCATACAGCAAgttagaaatatttaaaaagacAATGGTACTTATTTTattaatctcaaaaattggccaattttGGCAGATCATTGGtcttatcaaaaaactataaacCTACAAAACATGTATTCCGCATCTATctattgtttgaaaacactATAGTTTGAATGAGCGGGATATGAGCTATCAAAATAGAATAGAATAGATCTGCAAAACTAATTAGTAAAAAGTATAAATAATCGTTCAAATATGGGCATTCTCTCGGtagaattttgatttgaacttattagaaaaaaaacaattgaactcccgcaacaattaaatttccaaaaacaactCTGACTGGTATCGATTGAATTTACTTGATTCTTTCCTAATTGTCGCACCCATCGATAGATTAATCTGGAAGAACGCTAGGTCAACTACTGGAAGAACGCTAGGTCAACTACTGGAAGAACACATCtgtttgccacgtcatcatcatcaattcTTCTATTTGCAGAACAACAATCCATTCATTCATTCATGTTGAGTTCGGCTTGGAACAaccttttttactttttattgtatttttgtttttctttttctgagaTCCTTTCCCAATTACAcccattgtttttttttcagattcattgccatcaattaaaaaaatggttgTCAAAAGAATTGATAATTccgattcaatttttttcctggaGAGTCCTGAAAGAGATATCCGCATTGAAAAGTATTTCAGTGATAAATGCTCaaagttgaagaaaagaaatgaGGATATGAATGAAGAAATTAAATggagaaaaacgagaatttcTGATTATGGAGAGCATTTGAATATGAGTTTGGATGAGTTGAAAGATAAATTCAAGGCTGTGACACGGAAAAGAGATACGATTCGATTTACGgaacatttgaagaaaaaacaagaaaaattgtataaagaTTTGGAAAGTATTAAAGaagattccaaaaataatacGATTCATGGAAATGTTCTTCGGTTTAGAAGAGaatatgaaaatgaagattcgaaaagaaaacttGATGAAATGAAGAATACATTGGATcaattgaaatct containing:
- the Y106G6D.2 gene encoding Pre-mRNA-splicing factor SYF2 (Partially confirmed by transcript evidence), which produces MVVKRIDNSDSIFFLESPERDIRIEKYFSDKCSKLKKRNEDMNEEIKWRKTRISDYGEHLNMSLDELKDKFKAVTRKRDTIRFTEHLKKKQEKLYKDLESIKEDSKNNTIHGNVLRFRREYENEDSKRKLDEMKNTLDQLKSENKAWKILSEDVQCESDLWNLVTEKRKSSWLTEKKINEYMSNMQKNLSSAVNEFNTLRGQIRNELNPEDNDEEEAKIRKQNMMKKQMERKLEKLKIDNADLLKSNC